Proteins encoded together in one Anaerotignum propionicum DSM 1682 window:
- a CDS encoding SAM-dependent methyltransferase, with the protein MLKAIKQFAKKPPLYEKSDAKFWNDLYISQRMLEAHLNPDLESATRKLDFVLKSVDWISTVVPPAQYIKLLDLGCGPGIYAELFFNKGYKVTGVDLSQSSIQYAKKIARERGLHIEYLNSDYIQAPLSGEYNLITMIYCDFGVLSDKERQLLLKKVHDRLSPNGCFIFDVFTPFEYADREEFKEWRYEDSGFWCANPYLLLQSLYRYNESNTFLNQYIVVKDSKTTSYNLWEHTFTIEEIEKDLLKAGFKNMRYYGDVAGAELRNDNKTLCVIAEK; encoded by the coding sequence ATGTTAAAAGCGATAAAACAATTTGCAAAGAAACCCCCACTGTACGAAAAAAGTGATGCAAAATTTTGGAATGATCTTTATATATCTCAAAGAATGCTGGAAGCACATTTAAATCCTGATTTAGAATCTGCAACACGGAAACTGGATTTTGTTCTTAAATCTGTTGATTGGATTTCTACTGTAGTACCACCTGCACAATATATTAAATTGTTAGACTTAGGCTGTGGACCAGGTATCTATGCAGAGCTGTTTTTTAACAAAGGCTATAAAGTAACTGGGGTGGATTTGTCGCAGAGCTCAATTCAATATGCAAAGAAAATTGCGAGGGAAAGGGGCTTACACATAGAGTACTTAAACAGTGACTATATTCAGGCTCCGCTTTCAGGTGAATATAATTTGATTACTATGATTTATTGTGATTTCGGAGTACTATCGGATAAAGAACGTCAGTTATTACTGAAAAAAGTCCATGACAGATTATCTCCCAATGGTTGTTTTATATTTGATGTGTTTACCCCATTTGAATACGCAGACAGGGAAGAGTTCAAAGAATGGAGGTATGAAGATAGTGGCTTTTGGTGCGCTAATCCATATTTGCTGTTGCAATCACTTTACCGCTACAATGAAAGCAACACCTTCCTTAACCAATATATTGTAGTCAAAGATAGCAAAACCACCAGCTATAACCTTTGGGAACATACCTTTACAATAGAAGAAATAGAAAAAGATTTGCTTAAGGCTGGATTCAAGAATATGAGATATTACGGAGATGTGGCAGGCGCAGAACTTAGAAACGATAATAAGACTTTGTGTGTTATTGCTGAAAAGTAG
- the rsmH gene encoding 16S rRNA (cytosine(1402)-N(4))-methyltransferase RsmH, with the protein MENQEKEHRRRVRYKGAHPRNYSEKYKELQPEKYGDTIAKVIQKGNTPAGMHIPICVNEIMTFLNILPGQTGLDATLGYGGHTQEMLMRLDGKGHLYALDADPIEISKTTERLASLGYGPDILTTKNLNFANMDEVTGEAGLFDFILADLGVSSMQIDNPDRGFSFKKEGPLDLRLNPEKGISASERLRTITQEELEGMLFENSDEPYAQIISKAIVSQIQKGEDISTTTKLQQVIGDALQFLPMDEIKEGIKKSCQRTFQALRIDVNNEFEVLFEFLEKLPTVLAKRGRVTILTFHSGEDRMVKKSFKRLLQAGVYSEVSTEVIRPTAEECNRNSRARSAKMRWAIKA; encoded by the coding sequence ATGGAAAATCAGGAAAAAGAACATAGGCGACGTGTCAGATATAAGGGTGCCCATCCCCGCAACTATAGTGAGAAGTACAAAGAGCTTCAACCGGAAAAATATGGTGATACCATCGCAAAAGTCATTCAAAAAGGAAACACACCTGCTGGTATGCACATCCCTATATGTGTGAACGAAATCATGACGTTTTTAAATATTTTACCGGGTCAAACTGGTTTGGATGCAACCCTGGGTTATGGTGGGCACACACAGGAAATGTTAATGCGTTTGGATGGTAAGGGTCATTTGTATGCCCTTGACGCTGACCCTATCGAAATTTCAAAAACCACAGAGAGACTGGCAAGTTTAGGGTATGGCCCAGATATATTAACCACCAAAAATCTAAATTTTGCCAATATGGATGAGGTTACTGGGGAGGCAGGTTTATTTGATTTTATTTTGGCTGATTTAGGTGTGTCTTCGATGCAAATAGATAATCCAGACAGAGGTTTTTCCTTTAAAAAAGAGGGTCCGTTAGATTTAAGATTGAATCCTGAAAAAGGTATTTCAGCATCTGAACGCTTAAGAACCATTACCCAGGAAGAATTAGAAGGTATGCTTTTTGAAAATTCAGATGAGCCATATGCTCAAATAATATCCAAAGCCATAGTTTCGCAAATTCAGAAGGGTGAAGACATTTCTACCACCACAAAATTACAACAAGTGATAGGAGATGCTCTGCAATTTTTGCCCATGGATGAAATAAAAGAAGGCATAAAGAAATCATGCCAAAGAACATTCCAAGCACTAAGAATTGATGTAAATAATGAATTTGAAGTGTTATTTGAATTTTTAGAAAAACTGCCAACTGTTCTTGCTAAGAGAGGGCGTGTTACCATATTAACGTTCCACTCGGGAGAGGACAGAATGGTGAAAAAGTCTTTCAAAAGATTGTTGCAAGCTGGGGTTTATAGTGAAGTTTCAACAGAGGTTATCAGACCCACTGCGGAAGAATGCAACAGGAATAGTCGTGCTCGTTCTGCAAAAATGAGATGGGCAATTAAAGCCTGA
- a CDS encoding SufBD protein — protein MTDISELVEGLKNSDDKKAYQCLKQLESESALSANVYPFFPIFVEMLSNVNSYIRTRALILIAANAKWDIDYKIDEIIESYLKHITDDKPITARHCIKALPSIAKYKPDLKLDIENALYKADPTKFNESMRPLVEKDIQKALKDIRKL, from the coding sequence ATGACAGATATTTCTGAGTTGGTTGAAGGTCTGAAAAATAGCGATGACAAAAAAGCTTATCAATGCTTGAAACAGTTAGAAAGTGAAAGTGCCCTTTCAGCGAATGTTTATCCATTCTTTCCTATTTTTGTTGAAATGCTCAGCAATGTAAATTCTTATATTAGAACAAGAGCACTGATTTTAATTGCTGCCAATGCAAAATGGGATATTGATTATAAAATTGATGAAATCATTGAATCTTATCTAAAACATATTACTGATGATAAACCAATTACAGCACGGCATTGCATCAAGGCATTGCCGTCCATTGCAAAATATAAACCAGACTTAAAGCTTGATATTGAAAACGCACTATATAAAGCTGACCCGACTAAATTCAATGAAAGTATGCGACCCCTTGTGGAAAAGGATATCCAAAAGGCTTTAAAGGATATCCGAAAACTCTAG
- a CDS encoding DUF1697 domain-containing protein, which produces MEKYIALLRGINVGGKNKISMSKLKITFEDNGFRDVITYINSGNVIFSCPIDDVEEITKSCELAITNTFHLNIAVTIISAEDLTAALHNAPPWWDNDSQSKHNTIFVIPPATATAIIEQIGIEKSEYEKVSHYGQVIFWSAPIKTFSKTKLSRIVSKPSYRSITIRNANTTKKLLQLLE; this is translated from the coding sequence ATGGAAAAATATATTGCACTATTACGTGGCATCAATGTAGGCGGTAAAAACAAGATATCTATGTCAAAGCTAAAAATAACTTTTGAAGACAATGGCTTTCGGGATGTAATTACCTATATCAATAGCGGAAATGTTATATTTTCCTGTCCTATCGATGACGTGGAAGAAATTACAAAAAGCTGTGAATTAGCAATAACAAATACATTTCATTTAAACATTGCTGTTACAATCATATCTGCCGAAGATCTAACTGCTGCTCTGCACAATGCTCCACCTTGGTGGGATAACGATTCCCAGTCAAAGCATAATACCATTTTTGTGATACCACCTGCCACCGCAACAGCTATCATAGAGCAAATTGGCATTGAGAAATCAGAGTATGAAAAAGTGAGTCATTATGGACAGGTTATTTTTTGGTCTGCACCAATCAAAACATTTTCCAAAACAAAATTGTCGAGAATTGTAAGCAAACCTTCGTATAGAAGTATTACCATAAGAAATGCAAATACAACGAAAAAACTATTACAGCTTTTGGAGTAA
- a CDS encoding flavodoxin family protein encodes MKFIIFNGSPAGANSNTNVIGEAFFSGAKKGGADTENVFLINKKIGHCKGCFTCWFQTPGKCVMRDDMTELLDKYDSADVVCFATPVYTWNMTAAMKNFVDRLAPLKSPLIVNCNENFDLADSKPKTQQFMVISNCGFPGNNNFETMKAVFASCNPVLEIFRNCGKLLKSKDKEIKKTVNDYLKAVELAGFEMATQNYVSKETKAKLEMQLMSTPDYVKYIGM; translated from the coding sequence ATGAAATTTATCATATTTAACGGGAGCCCTGCCGGAGCAAACAGCAACACAAATGTCATTGGAGAAGCTTTTTTCAGTGGTGCAAAAAAAGGCGGTGCTGATACTGAAAATGTGTTTTTAATAAATAAGAAAATAGGTCACTGCAAGGGATGTTTTACCTGTTGGTTTCAAACACCAGGCAAATGTGTGATGCGGGATGATATGACTGAGCTATTAGACAAGTACGATTCTGCTGATGTAGTTTGCTTTGCAACCCCAGTTTATACATGGAATATGACAGCAGCTATGAAAAATTTTGTTGACAGGCTTGCACCTCTGAAAAGTCCACTGATAGTAAATTGTAACGAAAATTTTGATCTTGCAGATTCTAAACCAAAAACACAGCAATTTATGGTGATTTCAAATTGTGGCTTTCCGGGTAATAACAATTTTGAAACCATGAAAGCAGTATTTGCGTCCTGCAATCCTGTTCTTGAAATATTTCGAAATTGCGGTAAGCTTCTAAAAAGTAAAGACAAAGAAATCAAAAAAACTGTAAATGATTATTTGAAGGCTGTGGAGCTGGCAGGATTTGAAATGGCAACGCAAAATTATGTATCGAAAGAAACAAAAGCAAAACTTGAAATGCAACTCATGTCCACACCGGATTACGTGAAATACATTGGGATGTAA
- a CDS encoding helix-turn-helix transcriptional regulator codes for MNPQSILKISGAIQFIETHLTEKLDLKRVAEGIHYSKYHLHRVFTNIVGLTIHDYVQRRQLTEAAKLLVFSEKPIMEIAMMAGYETQQSFTNIFTAMYKQPPKQYRENEKFYPLQLMFHLEGEYKMLYRKDTFKWEIHFATEDDIPSWMDLVRLVIDGFPHLQEDEYIWKLKGYIKNKQALITKDNDIAVGIMLFTYETGSIDFMGTHPFYRKNEIPKAFLDKVMSELIQEKEISITTYREGDKADTGHRKLIQQLGFAEEELLTEFGYPTQRFILPREVPHES; via the coding sequence ATGAATCCCCAGAGTATTTTAAAAATTTCAGGAGCAATTCAATTTATTGAAACCCATCTAACGGAAAAGTTGGATTTAAAAAGAGTTGCGGAAGGGATTCATTACTCCAAATATCACCTCCATAGAGTGTTTACCAATATCGTTGGACTCACCATCCATGACTACGTGCAACGGCGACAACTAACCGAAGCAGCAAAACTATTGGTTTTTTCAGAAAAGCCAATTATGGAAATTGCTATGATGGCGGGATACGAAACACAGCAATCCTTTACAAATATTTTTACGGCTATGTATAAGCAGCCCCCTAAACAATATCGAGAAAACGAAAAATTTTACCCATTGCAACTAATGTTTCATTTGGAGGGAGAATACAAAATGCTTTATAGAAAGGATACATTCAAATGGGAAATTCATTTTGCAACAGAAGATGATATCCCCTCTTGGATGGACTTAGTACGCCTAGTGATTGATGGCTTCCCCCATTTACAGGAGGATGAATATATTTGGAAATTAAAGGGGTATATCAAAAACAAACAGGCACTTATCACAAAAGACAATGATATCGCCGTTGGTATTATGCTTTTTACCTACGAAACAGGAAGTATTGACTTTATGGGCACTCACCCGTTTTATCGAAAAAATGAAATTCCAAAAGCATTTTTGGATAAGGTGATGAGTGAACTGATTCAGGAAAAAGAAATCAGTATAACGACTTACAGAGAAGGAGATAAAGCGGATACAGGACACCGCAAACTAATTCAACAATTGGGTTTTGCAGAAGAGGAATTACTTACTGAATTCGGTTACCCCACACAACGCTTTATTCTACCAAGGGAGGTTCCACATGAATCATAA
- a CDS encoding DUF4180 domain-containing protein — translation MKIAVNQENGIAYVQEKRIVISNVQSALDLMATISYEYGCNAMIINKEAIVEDFFDLRTRLAGEIVQKYVNYGMKLAIIGDFSAYSSRALKDYIYECNKGNDLFFVANEEEANKLIENSK, via the coding sequence ATGAAAATTGCTGTCAATCAGGAAAATGGTATAGCATATGTTCAAGAAAAGAGAATTGTTATCAGTAATGTACAATCCGCATTAGACTTAATGGCTACTATTTCGTATGAGTATGGTTGTAACGCTATGATTATAAATAAAGAAGCTATCGTCGAAGATTTCTTTGATTTGAGGACACGTCTTGCAGGAGAAATTGTTCAAAAATATGTAAACTATGGAATGAAACTGGCTATCATTGGTGACTTCTCTGCTTATAGCAGTAGGGCGTTAAAAGACTATATTTATGAATGCAATAAAGGAAATGATTTATTTTTCGTGGCGAATGAGGAGGAAGCGAATAAACTTATTGAAAATTCCAAATAG
- a CDS encoding VOC family protein, producing MISYDNFFLPVDDMESAIKYYSETLGLKVKFNFSDKGMVAFHVGNEEPAIILKDKRKFPDAKPTIWFVVDNVAAEYGKLKSNGVNFLTEPFPIGTGTAVEFEDAYGNRLGITDYTK from the coding sequence ATGATAAGTTATGACAATTTTTTTCTTCCCGTGGATGATATGGAAAGCGCCATAAAATATTACTCTGAAACCCTTGGATTGAAGGTAAAATTTAATTTTTCCGACAAAGGTATGGTTGCCTTCCATGTAGGCAACGAGGAACCCGCTATTATATTAAAAGATAAAAGAAAGTTCCCTGATGCAAAACCCACAATATGGTTTGTCGTGGATAATGTAGCAGCAGAATATGGCAAATTGAAATCCAACGGAGTGAATTTCTTAACCGAACCCTTTCCAATTGGTACTGGAACAGCGGTAGAATTTGAGGATGCTTACGGAAATCGCTTAGGGATTACAGATTACACGAAATGA
- the arr gene encoding NAD(+)--rifampin ADP-ribosyltransferase, giving the protein MNQSLDAGPFYHGTKADLKVGDLLEPGYNSNYGERKKANYVYLTGTMDAAVWGAELAMGDGRGRIYIVEPIGTIENDPNLTDKKFPGNPTRSYRTKSLLRIVGEVLDWKGHAPEVLQNMLDNLEELKRQGIEAIND; this is encoded by the coding sequence ATGAATCAGTCCCTAGACGCAGGGCCTTTTTATCATGGTACAAAAGCAGATTTGAAGGTGGGGGACTTGCTGGAACCGGGCTATAATTCTAATTATGGGGAGAGAAAGAAAGCAAATTACGTCTACCTGACTGGGACGATGGATGCGGCTGTTTGGGGAGCGGAACTGGCGATGGGAGACGGCCGGGGTCGAATTTATATTGTGGAGCCTATAGGTACCATCGAGAATGATCCTAATTTAACAGATAAAAAATTCCCGGGAAATCCTACAAGATCTTACCGCACCAAGTCATTACTAAGAATAGTGGGAGAAGTTTTGGATTGGAAGGGACACGCCCCAGAGGTACTCCAAAATATGTTAGATAACCTAGAGGAGCTAAAGAGGCAGGGCATAGAAGCAATCAATGACTAA
- a CDS encoding helix-turn-helix domain-containing protein — translation MNNNYLTIYEVADALGLHHKTVRGFINSGKLKAMKVGKQWRIIKEDLDTFMGRDSSFEKEHKAETPNIDFINSEIQCTNKHVMDSHIKNKISISAVVDMQGVYKKNFERISNTLLAVMNSKDRKMNGATIHIKYDEVALVCKVFLWGSTEYINEMLSIITLLDKEV, via the coding sequence ATGAATAATAATTACTTAACAATATATGAAGTTGCCGATGCTTTAGGATTACACCATAAAACGGTTCGAGGTTTCATCAACAGTGGAAAATTGAAAGCTATGAAGGTAGGAAAGCAATGGCGTATTATTAAAGAGGATTTGGACACTTTTATGGGAAGAGATTCTTCTTTTGAGAAGGAACACAAAGCTGAAACACCTAATATTGACTTTATAAACAGTGAAATTCAGTGTACAAATAAACATGTTATGGATAGCCATATAAAAAATAAAATTAGTATTTCTGCAGTAGTTGATATGCAAGGAGTTTATAAGAAAAATTTCGAAAGAATTTCAAATACCTTATTAGCTGTTATGAACAGCAAAGATAGAAAAATGAATGGTGCAACCATTCATATAAAATATGATGAGGTAGCTTTGGTTTGTAAAGTTTTCTTGTGGGGAAGTACAGAATATATCAATGAGATGTTATCGATTATCACATTGTTAGATAAGGAGGTTTGA
- a CDS encoding alpha/beta fold hydrolase translates to MKSNHEIYKSNDAKNEIIRIYDEFVKRYEFVSSIHLKTLQGITHILVCGEEKNPPLILLHGTGMNSSMWLDELQEYAKYFRVYAVDIPGEPGKSFPVQTPLTDHSYSDWLHDVLEDLNIKKANVVGLSLGGWMALNFAIIYPENVSKLVLISPSGIGKEKLSFIFYALFYGIMGEKGVEKLISKINGRKQLSHDMLQYQKCIRYGFQYRTGKIPLFSDDMIRNLPMPCSVIVGEKDIMISSLDTLKRMEKLLPSAQRLCLKGEGHTLVKVTRKVCDFLLQID, encoded by the coding sequence ATGAAGTCAAATCATGAAATATACAAGTCAAATGACGCAAAAAATGAGATTATTCGTATATATGATGAATTTGTGAAAAGGTATGAATTTGTAAGTAGCATTCACTTGAAAACCCTTCAAGGTATAACCCATATATTAGTGTGCGGAGAGGAAAAAAATCCACCATTGATTTTACTCCATGGTACAGGGATGAATTCCTCCATGTGGCTTGATGAACTTCAGGAATATGCAAAATATTTCCGAGTGTATGCGGTGGATATTCCGGGAGAGCCGGGAAAAAGCTTCCCTGTACAAACGCCACTTACCGATCATTCTTATTCAGACTGGTTACATGATGTGTTGGAAGATCTAAATATTAAGAAAGCAAATGTTGTTGGATTATCACTAGGTGGATGGATGGCTCTGAATTTTGCAATCATTTATCCGGAAAATGTGAGCAAACTTGTTCTTATATCACCCTCAGGAATCGGAAAGGAAAAACTATCTTTTATATTTTATGCTTTGTTTTATGGGATAATGGGAGAAAAAGGAGTAGAAAAGCTAATCAGCAAAATAAATGGAAGAAAACAGCTATCTCACGATATGCTACAGTATCAAAAGTGCATTCGTTATGGATTTCAATATAGAACAGGTAAGATACCTTTATTTTCGGATGATATGATTCGAAATTTGCCAATGCCGTGTAGTGTTATTGTTGGCGAAAAAGATATCATGATTTCTTCCCTTGACACATTAAAGAGAATGGAAAAATTGTTGCCTTCGGCACAAAGGTTGTGTTTAAAGGGAGAAGGGCATACACTGGTGAAGGTTACGAGAAAAGTGTGTGATTTTCTACTTCAAATAGATTAG
- a CDS encoding HelD family protein, with product MNHKPQKGGHEAIPDVPSSIPFPDEVEHLAMIKEKMDTAVQTANDNVKKIDKEYTATKRYMAEYRGEIDPHEMFQNELALKQIDRTGAFAVGIWEKLAKLKESPYFARIDFHTNEDTETMKHYIGRFAFTHENQLLILDWRAPIASMFYDYEIGSAGYEAPMGRIEGKLTRKRQFKIKNGMLEYVIESSINIQDDVLQRELSQTSDEKMKSIIATIQKEQNQIIRNDKAKTIVIQGVAGSGKTSIALHRIAFLLYRFKGRLSANNVTILSPNKVFGDYIANVLPELGEEPICEQSFWNIADTQLNGIIQFEPEKDPLETEDAKWAERVRFKSTLEFVRKMDQYIKELPRLIFESSDYTSGQFSVTADWIQKRFFAYQSYPIKKRLELISNDILDHFQSANFMGYELPRAKTVLKSLSAMLKIKNTLALYKNFYQWLGLPHLLVLPKKQTLEWPDVFPFLYLQGAFQGLEENKLMKHLVIDEMQDYTPIQYAVINRLYTCQKTILGDFGQSINPNHLHTLAQLQELYSDACLVELNKSYRSTYEIITFAKSVGQVEKLEPMVRHGDVPKVISCANEQEELQKIQGKLNDFLQSGGVSLGIILKTNNAAKEMYDILKQDYDVQHISMDSTHFANGISITSVQMSKGLEFDEVIVPDVREESYCSKYDRGLLYIACTRAMHKLTLLYTGKPSHFLTSHVENFEK from the coding sequence ATGAATCATAAACCACAAAAGGGCGGCCACGAAGCAATACCTGACGTTCCTTCTTCTATACCTTTTCCCGATGAGGTTGAACACCTTGCCATGATAAAAGAAAAGATGGATACCGCTGTACAGACAGCAAATGATAATGTAAAAAAAATAGACAAGGAATATACCGCTACCAAGCGCTATATGGCTGAGTATCGTGGAGAAATCGATCCACATGAAATGTTTCAAAACGAGCTTGCACTAAAGCAGATAGATCGCACCGGTGCTTTTGCAGTAGGTATATGGGAAAAGCTGGCCAAGCTCAAGGAGTCACCCTATTTTGCAAGGATTGATTTTCACACGAATGAAGATACAGAGACAATGAAACATTATATTGGACGCTTTGCCTTTACCCACGAAAACCAATTGCTTATTTTGGACTGGCGTGCTCCCATTGCAAGTATGTTCTATGACTATGAAATCGGCTCGGCAGGATATGAGGCTCCCATGGGTAGAATTGAGGGCAAGCTAACCCGCAAACGGCAATTTAAGATAAAAAATGGTATGCTGGAATATGTAATTGAAAGCTCTATCAACATCCAAGATGATGTTTTACAGCGTGAGCTTTCCCAAACCTCGGATGAAAAGATGAAATCCATCATCGCCACCATACAAAAAGAGCAGAACCAAATTATTCGAAATGATAAAGCTAAGACTATAGTTATTCAGGGCGTTGCCGGCTCAGGAAAGACTTCCATAGCACTTCACCGAATTGCTTTTCTTCTATATCGCTTTAAGGGTAGGCTATCGGCTAACAATGTCACAATTTTGTCTCCCAATAAGGTGTTTGGCGATTATATTGCAAATGTCTTGCCAGAGCTTGGTGAGGAACCAATTTGTGAACAAAGCTTTTGGAATATTGCTGATACACAACTAAATGGTATTATTCAGTTTGAACCGGAGAAAGACCCACTAGAAACCGAAGATGCAAAGTGGGCAGAGAGAGTACGCTTTAAGTCAACATTAGAATTTGTGAGAAAAATGGATCAATATATAAAAGAGCTTCCAAGGCTTATTTTTGAATCGTCAGATTATACCTCTGGGCAATTCTCAGTAACAGCAGATTGGATACAAAAACGTTTTTTTGCCTATCAAAGCTATCCTATCAAAAAGCGGCTTGAGCTGATTTCCAATGATATTCTTGATCATTTCCAATCTGCTAATTTTATGGGTTATGAACTTCCCAGAGCTAAGACAGTCTTAAAAAGCTTATCCGCCATGCTTAAAATAAAAAACACCCTTGCACTATACAAGAATTTTTATCAATGGCTGGGACTTCCCCACTTGCTCGTTCTTCCCAAGAAACAAACCTTGGAGTGGCCAGATGTATTTCCCTTCCTGTATCTGCAAGGAGCATTCCAAGGCCTAGAGGAAAACAAGCTCATGAAACATTTGGTCATAGACGAAATGCAGGACTATACCCCTATTCAATATGCCGTGATTAACCGCCTTTATACTTGCCAAAAAACAATTTTAGGTGACTTTGGTCAGTCTATTAATCCAAACCATTTGCACACCTTGGCACAACTACAGGAGCTGTACAGTGATGCTTGCCTTGTAGAACTAAATAAAAGTTACCGTTCCACATACGAAATCATTACCTTTGCAAAGAGTGTTGGGCAGGTAGAAAAGCTGGAGCCTATGGTGCGGCATGGAGATGTACCAAAGGTAATTTCCTGCGCCAATGAACAAGAGGAACTGCAAAAAATCCAAGGAAAATTAAATGACTTTTTACAGAGTGGTGGCGTTTCTCTTGGCATTATTCTAAAAACAAACAATGCCGCCAAAGAAATGTATGATATTCTCAAGCAAGATTATGATGTTCAGCATATTTCTATGGATAGCACCCATTTTGCAAATGGCATCTCTATTACATCTGTTCAGATGTCAAAGGGCTTGGAGTTTGATGAAGTAATTGTGCCTGATGTGAGGGAAGAGAGCTACTGCAGCAAATATGACAGAGGTCTGCTCTATATTGCCTGCACACGGGCAATGCATAAATTGACGTTACTTTATACAGGGAAGCCATCCCACTTTCTAACTTCACATGTGGAAAACTTTGAAAAATAA
- a CDS encoding AraC family transcriptional regulator, which yields MEEHMEAVQRMQDYIAEHLCENITLGDLSRVSLFSPWYSHRLFTQYTNLTPGDYIRRFRLSRSALKLRDEACKILDVALELGFGSVDGYQRAFFREFGCNPREYAASPIPLYLFTPYGVKYRATRKENKMENVKNVFIQVIEKPARKVLIKRGIKAADYFAYCEEVGCEVWGLLLSMKSISKEPVSLWLPASYIKPDTSEYVQGVEVATDYADIIPDGFDIIDLPRSKYLMFQGEPFHEEDYCQAIEQVWEAIKKYDPSVIGYTWDKENPRIQLEPIGTRGYIEFVAIK from the coding sequence ATGGAGGAACACATGGAAGCTGTACAACGTATGCAAGATTATATTGCAGAGCATTTATGCGAAAACATTACTCTTGGGGATTTATCACGGGTATCCTTGTTTTCCCCTTGGTATTCCCATCGTCTTTTTACCCAGTATACGAATCTAACCCCTGGAGATTATATTCGGAGATTTCGGCTATCAAGGTCGGCACTGAAGCTGCGTGATGAAGCCTGCAAAATTCTTGATGTTGCATTGGAGCTAGGTTTTGGCAGTGTGGATGGATATCAGCGTGCTTTTTTTCGTGAGTTCGGCTGCAATCCACGGGAATATGCCGCTTCACCCATTCCTCTTTATCTTTTCACCCCTTATGGCGTAAAGTATAGAGCTACCCGAAAGGAGAATAAAATGGAAAACGTAAAAAATGTTTTTATTCAAGTTATTGAGAAACCTGCACGTAAAGTGCTCATAAAACGAGGAATAAAGGCAGCTGACTATTTTGCATACTGCGAAGAGGTCGGTTGTGAGGTGTGGGGATTACTTTTAAGTATGAAATCCATTAGTAAAGAACCTGTTTCCCTTTGGCTTCCCGCAAGCTATATTAAACCTGACACTTCTGAATATGTGCAGGGTGTTGAGGTCGCAACGGATTATGCAGATATTATTCCGGATGGATTTGACATAATCGACCTTCCCCGTTCCAAATATTTAATGTTCCAAGGAGAGCCTTTTCACGAAGAAGATTATTGTCAGGCAATTGAACAGGTTTGGGAAGCAATTAAAAAATATGATCCATCGGTGATTGGCTACACTTGGGATAAAGAAAACCCACGTATACAGTTGGAACCAATTGGTACAAGGGGCTATATTGAATTTGTGGCAATCAAATAA